In a genomic window of Trichoderma atroviride chromosome 4, complete sequence:
- a CDS encoding uncharacterized protein (EggNog:ENOG41), whose protein sequence is MMSMREEDQYRLVLAIQGASVLSDDQIPWGKLLDKKFRNQWSRGTQILLWDRLKQTVPDWETISVLDVAQYIINEYNRTGSLPEVTGSGYDDDEREKELLGHTHPRTKPTAVAKSAEFVEDSGAEDEHHDDGQQNQDDKLDITIDPALMGEPPLSPPKTTPKQKKATRVRPRAKKPKKVSLSQDPIEESEPILPPSTIDEGEESNLDEAQVRKSKTPSKFKSVNTTLEEDGVAAPEEEPYSDSIMDDMEDLPARVLA, encoded by the coding sequence GGGAGCTTCCGTTTTATCGGACGACCAGATTCCCTGGGGAAAGCTCCTCGATAAAAAATTCCGCAACCAATGGAGCCGTGGCACCCAAATACTATTATGGGATCGCCTGAAACAGACTGTTCCAGACTGGGAAACAATATCAGTACTGGACGTTGCTCAGTACATTATCAACGAGTATAACCGAACAGGAAGCCTGCCTGAAGTTACAGGTAGTGGctatgatgacgatgagcgaGAGAAGGAACTGCTTGGGCACACTCATCCTCGTACTAAGCCCACTGCTGTGGCGAAAAGTGCAGAGTTTGTCGAGGATTCTGGTGCTGAGGACGAGCATCACGATGACGGGCAACAGAACCAAGATGACAAGCTTGACATTACTATTGATCCTGCATTAATGGGAGAGCCGCCGCTCTCCCCACCAAAGACCACCCCAAAACAGAAGAAGGCTACACGGGTGAGGCCACGggcgaagaagccaaagaaggtGTCCCTTAGCCAGGACCCCATTGAGGAGAGCGAACCGATTCTACCGCCAAGCACGATcgatgaaggcgaagagTCTAATCTCGACGAGGCACAAGTTCGGAAATCGAAGACACCGAGCAAATTCAAGTCTGTTAACACCACGCTCGAAGAGGACGGTGTCGCTGCTCCTGAAGAAGAGCCTTATTCAGACAGCATTATGGACGACATGGAAGATCTACCCGCTAGAGTTCTAGCCTAA
- a CDS encoding uncharacterized protein (TransMembrane:1 (i12-34o)): MRSLAMPRIFHYRTTVALSLYKILFPMTPILPLLQLGADRFSKMPSLVNGVSVADVVSYRSLYMEDIVGTLFPAASERLFNETIHRVSRDAFGELDPSWGLNPSLPVKTANVVISDTLIANFRSKAVKPIVGIRRFIGGRKIELKSGEVVEADTVICCTGYNNDFSLLEKEFDPASNPSPRWVKAPGSKNRPCPRLYQNVFSLKAPDSLAFMGCVTFINGTFCVADIASMCIAQVWSGRASLPPARQMQRWMDRHEERMCSLAQTGPVFPASLPQGEWLAWADKTAGLGAAEHLGWGWKGWRFWWRERRLWKMVMDGPLTAALWRLFPGRRKCWDGARAQIERINQEVERKREEAWERELKEISDTDSSN, translated from the coding sequence ATGCGCTCATTGGCCATGCCTCGCATATTTCATTATCGCACAACGGTGGCGCTATCATTGTATAAGATACTCTTTCCCATGACCCCCATCTTGCCTCTCTTGCAATTAGGCGCTGATAGATTCTCAAAGATGCCCAGTCTCGTCAACGGTGTGTCGGTTGCGGACGTTGTGTCATACAGATCCCTCTACATGGAAGACATTGTCGGTACACTGtttccagcagcttctgagAGGCTATTCAACGAAACCATTCATCGAGTCTCGAGGGACGCGTTTGGAGAACTCGATCCATCTTGGGGGCTTAATCCAAGTCTTCCAGTCAAGACGGCCAATGTGGTCATTTCAGATACTCTAATTGCCAACTTTCGATCCAAAGCCGTGAAGCCTATTGTAGGCATTCGGCGGTTCATTGGCGGGCGGAAGATTGAGCTAAAATCTGGTGAGGTTGTCGAAGCTGATACAGTCATCTGCTGTACGGGATATAACAACGACTTCAGCCTCCTGGAAAAAGAATTCGACCCGGCCTCCAATCCCTCCCCCCGCTGGGTAAAAGCCCCTGGCTCCAAGAACAGACCATGTCCACGGCTATACCAAaacgtcttctctctcaaggCACCAGACTCTCTGGCCTTTATGGGTTGCGTCACCTTCATCAACGGCACATTCTGCGTCGCTGACATTGCTAGCATGTGCATCGCTCAAGTCTGGTCAGGCAGAGCttcgttgccgccggcgcgGCAGATGCAACGCTGGATGGACCGGCACGAGGAGAGGATGTGCAGCCTTGCGCAGACGGGGCCTGTGTTTCCTGCGTCATTGCCACAGGGCGAATGGCTGGCATGGGCGGATAAAACAGCAGGCCTGGGTGCGGCAGAGCAtctgggctggggctggaaaGGCTGGCGCTTTTGGTGGCGGGAGAGGAGGCTGTGGAAGATGGTCATGGATGGGCCCTTGACCGCTGCTCTTTGGCGGCTGTTTCCTGGAAGGAGAAAGTGCTGGGACGGTGCGAGGGCGCAGATAGAGAGGATTAATCAAGAGGTGGAAAGAAAGCGAGAGGAAGCATGGGAGCGGGAGTTGAAGGAAATCTCAGACACTGATTCAAGCAATTGA
- a CDS encoding uncharacterized protein (EggNog:ENOG41) yields the protein MASVEALWSNLMSRLNDIEVNETHQSIAVAAIATFLVLLFTTKALSGSPTTIAANGNQKIPSSPSYWLPFLGHALSMVFGKDSFLAGMRSRFPEGIFSLKMAGRMHHFVYKPSLAAALLNLQRPAEDEQMLANRLLESTFGVSKKDQAIYNKIFPEALAQWKHLSSEPGLSEVTNVTLSQVKQNIINLVTFSPNPMDQTEWEKLADVDVIEENTKEGPITQVDLTELTRNFVAITVIPAIYGTDFVENFPEIWKWMWIYNESFVLLATGVPAWVPWPRLQRGKLARRRVLAMLYEFNEAMDRHLNGEENDPKWQNLDNVSRLVKGRIELFRKHGVSLEGRAAFDLALLWASVANSNALIPWMLFELYRDPVLLEQVREEIAPHVNAVQPENEFGSAVWVPPVLEDIDIDGLITKCPLLKASYIETLRVYSGGWSMKLMYHDTVLEERGKGGESFLLKKGTYAHIPQELHQFDPQYFSNPKEWQAERHIRETVDENGKKSLIADMGTLRPYGGGLKMCKGRQFALREILLYTAAIITFYDMQAPKGGSWSEPQTRKLVANRHPKKPLKVWVKRRGQLAKDEGNEES from the exons ATGGCTTCTGTTGAAGCTCTCTGGAGCAACCTCATGTCGAGGCTCAACGATATCGAAGTCAACGAGACTCACCAATCTATTGCCGTTGCGGCCATAGCTActtttcttgtccttttaTTCACAACCAAAGCGCTCTCAGGAAGCCCTACAACAATAGCAGCCAATGGTAACCAAAAGATCCCATCGTCGCCGAGTTACTGGCTGCCCTTTCTTGGCCATGCCTTGTCTATGGTTTTTGGCAAAGATAGCTTCCTAGCTGGCATGCGGAGTCGCTTCCCAGAAGgcattttttctttgaaGATGGCCGGGAGGATGCATCATTTCGTGTACAAGCCCTCGCTTGCTGCGGCACTGTTGAACCTGCAACGACCTGCTGAGGATGAGCAAATGCTGGCAAATCGACTGCTTGAATCTACCTTTGGCGTGAGCAAGAAGGACCAAGCAATCTACAACAAGATATTCCCAGAGGCGTTGGCACAGTGGAAGCATCTCAGCTCTGAGCCTGGGCTTAGCGAAGTTACCAACGTGACGTTATCGCAGGTTAAGCAGAATATCATTAACCTGGTCACATTCAGTCCCAATCCCATGGACCAAACAGAATGGGAGAAGTTGGCGGACGTCGATGTCATTGAGGAGAACACTAAAGAGGGCCCCATTACCCAAGTTGACTTGACGGAGCTTACAAGGAACTTTGTTGCAATCACTGTGATTCCCGCCATATACGGTACCGACTTTGTGGAAAATTTTCCAGAGATATGGAAGTGGATGTGGATATACAACGAATCTTTTGTGCTTCTGGCCACAGGTGTTCCTGCTTGGGTCCCTTGGCCGCGGCTCCAGCGTGGAAAGCTCGCCAGGAGACGCGTTCTAGCAATGTTGTACGAGTTCAACGAAGCGATGGACAGGCACTTGAACGGAGAAGAGAACGACCCCAAGTGGCAGAATCTGGATAATGTCAGCAGACTTGTCAAAGGCAGAATCGAGCTCTTCAGGAAGCATGGCGTATCGCTTGAGGGCCGAGCCGCCTTTGATCTTGCGCTTTTATGGGCCTCGGTTGCAAATTCCAACGCTCTCATCCCGTGGATGCTTTTTGAGCTTTACAGGGACCCTGTGCTTTTGGAGCAGGTTCGAGAAGAAATTGCACCCCATGTCAACGCCGTGCAGCCAGAAAACGAATTTGGATCCGCAGTCTGGGTACCGCCGGTACTGGAAGACATCGATATCGACGGTCTGATTACTAAGTGCCCGCTTCTCAAAGCATCATACATTGAAACCCTGAGGGTGTACTCTGGAGGATGGTCGATGAAGCTGATGTACCATGACACAGtgttggaggagagaggaaaaggcggAGAATCATTCCTCTTGAAGAAGGGGACATATGCGCATATCCCTCAAGAGCTTCATCAGTTCGATCCACAATACTTTTCGAATCCAAAAGAGTGGCAGGCGGAAAGGCATATTCGGGAAACAGTAGACGAGAATGGGAAGAAGTCTTTGATAGCGGATATGGGAACTTTGAGACCATACG GAGGCGGCTTGAAGATGTGCAAGGGACGACAATTCGCGCTCCGAGAGATACTGCTGTATACAGCGGCCATCATCACATTCTACGACATGCAGGCGCCGAAAGGAGGGTCATGGAGTGAGCCTCAGACGAGGAAGCTTGTTGCGAACAGACATCCGAAGAAGCCGTTGAAGGTGTGGGTTAAGAGGAGAGGCCAACTAGCCAAGGACGAGGGGAATGAAGAGTCATGA
- a CDS encoding uncharacterized protein (TransMembrane:4 (i158-179o191-210i272-299o305-325i)~BUSCO:EOG092D0Q9D), with protein MIPRILPRAALACPRSSVAKAHSLPLWLAQKPIAALHRPLRTSAACRYDRTPSPVPESLKPAPTSPNASAAAATTATTATTATTATTATTATTATAATAATAASSAKDAAKKPNNVAADPLATVEKSNTEQRKADWAIMKEMSRYLWPKGDVGTKVRVGLAVALLIGAKVLNVQVPFYFKSIVDSLNIDVAAVGGTATTVAGAMILAYGATRIGATLFQELRNAVFASVAQKAIRGVARNVFDHLLRLDLSFHLSKQTGGLTRAMDRGTKGISFLLTSMVFHILPTALEIGMVCGILTWQYGFKFAAVTALTMVGYTAFTIWTTAWRTKFRRQANAADNRASTVAVDSLINYEAVKYFNNEKFEVARYDKALREYEKSSIKVATSLAFLNSGQNVIFSTALTAMMYFAAEGVATGSLTVGDLVMVNQLVFQLSVPLNFLGSVYRELRQSLLDMETLFNLQKVNVNIVEKSTAKPLALVKGGEIRFENVNFGYHPERPILRDLTVTIPAGKKVAIVGPSGCGKSTLLRLLFRYYDVQSGRILIDDQDVRDVTVDSLRRSIGVVPQDTPLFNDTVEHNIRYGMIDASHDQVVAAAKRARIHDIIEKFPDGYQTKVGERGMMISGGEKQRLAMSRLLLKDPPLLFFDEATSALDTHTEQALMMNINGILREKGRTSVFVAHRLRTIFDSDLIIVLKEGRVAEMGTHRELIDRVGVYAELWSAQETMFSEDGEAKDEETEGEEASEKKN; from the exons ATGATCCCGCGAATTCTCCCTCGAGCGGCGCTCGCCTGTCCGCGGAGCAGCGTCGCGAAGGCGCACAGTCTCCCGCTATGGCTCGCGCAGAAGCCAATTGCTGCTCTCCATCGACCCCTCCGGACTTCGGCTGCGTGCCGCTATGATCGAACGCCGTCGCCAGTTCCCGAGTCGCTGAAACCCGCACCAACGAGCCCGAatgcttctgctgctgctgcgactaCTGCGACTACTGCGACTACTGCGACTACTGCGACTACTGCGACTACTGCGACTACTGCGACTGCTGCGACTGCTGCGACTGCTGCATCCTCGGCGAAAGACGCTGCGAAGAAACCCAACAATGTCGCCGCCGACCCCCTTGCGACTGTGGAAAAGTCCAACACGGAGCAGCGCAAGGCTGACTGGGCTATAATGAAGGAGATGTCGCGATATCTGTGGCCCAAAGGCGACGTGGGCACCAAGGTGCGCGTAGGCCTTGCGGTAGCTCTGCTGATTGGCGCAAAAGTCCTAAATGTGCAGGTGCCCTTCTACTTCAAGAGCATTGTGGACTCGTTGAAcattgatgttgctgctgttggcggcACAGCTACAACTGTAGCGGGTGCCATGATTCTCGCATACGGAGCTACCAGGATAGGCGCTACACTCTTCCAAGAACTGCGAAATGCCGTCTTCGCCTCTGTTGCCCAAAAGGCTATTCGCGGCGTTGCGCGAAATGTGTTTGATCATTTGTTACGGCTTGACCTCAGCTTCCACTTGTCCAAGCAGACAGGAGGCTTGACGCGAGCCATGGATCGCGGTACAAAAGGCATCAGCTTCCTCCTCACTAGCATGGTCTTCCATATACTTCCAACGGCGTTGGAGATTGGCATGGTTTGCGGAATCCTCACATGGCAGTATGGCTTCAAGTTTGCGGCTGTAACGGCGCTTACAATGGTCGGATACACGGCTTTTACTATCTGGACGACGGCTTGGAGAACAAAGTTCCGAAGACAGGCCAACGCTGCGGATAATAGAGCGTCAACGGTGGCCGTGGATTCGCTCATAAACTACGAAGCTGTCAAGTACTTCAACAATGAGAAATTCGAGGTTGCGCGCTATGACAAGGCTTTGAGAGAATATGAAAAGAGCTCCATCAAGGTGGCTACCTCTCTGGCTTTCCTCAACAGTGGGCAGAATGTCATATTCTCTACGGCCTTGACCGCAATGATGTACTTTGCAGCTGAGGGAGTCGCCACGGGAAGCCTGACTGTTGGAGACTTGGTCATGGTAAACCAGCTTGTCTTCCAACTGTCTGTTCCCTTGAATTTCCTTGGCTCCGTGTATCGTGAACTCCGACAGTCACTCTTGGATATGGAAACACTATTCAATTTGCAGAAAGTGAATGTGAACATTGTGGAGAAGTCGACAGCGAAACCCCTGGCCTTGGTCAAGGGCGGAGAGATCAGATTTGAAAATGTCAACTTCGGATACCACCCCGAGAGACCAATTCTGAGGGATCTTACGGTTACCATTCCTGCTGGAAAGAAGGTTGCCATTGTTGGTCCCAGTGGTTGTGGTAAATCCAccctgctgaggctgctgttcAGATACTATGATGTCCAGTCCGGCCGCATCCTCATTGATGACCAGGACGTTCGCGACGTTACTGTCGATTCTTTACGCCGATCTATCGGTGTGGTGCCTCAAGATACCCCCCTGTTCAACGATACGGTCGAGCACAACATTCGCTATGGTATGATTGATGCATCTCACGACCAGGTCGTCGCAGCCGCGAAACGAGCTCGCATTCACGATATTATCGAGAAATTCCCAGATGGATACCAAACCAAGGTCGGCGAGCGGGGCATGATGATCTCTGGCGGCGAGAAGCAGAGACTCGCAATGAGTAGATTGCTTCTCAAGGACCCtcctttgctcttcttcgacgaGGCGACCAGCGCGCTGGATACGCACACTGAGCAAGCCTTGATGATGAATATCAACGGAATTCTTCGCGAAAAGGGACGCACGAGCGTATTTGTGGCTCATAGGCTGCGAACCATCTTTGATTCAGACTTGATCATCGTGCTGAAAGAGGGACGAGTTGCGGAGATGGGCACCCATAGAGAGCTGATTGATCGTGTGGGTGTATATGCTGAACTTTGGAGCG cgCAAGAAACAATGTTcagcgaggatggcgaggCAAAGGACGAGGAGAcagaaggagaggaggcttctgagaagaagaattag